The genome window AAGCCGCAAGGATTGCGCGACTTACGATGAGAAACCAGAAATGTCAGCCTACGGCATCCGCGATGCGTCTGTCGAAGCAATCAAGTCTGGCAAGTATGGTCTAGTCGTCGTGAATTTCGCAAATCCTGACATGGTCGGCCACACGGGTGTGGTTGAAGCATGTATCAAGGCGTGTGAGATCGTTGACGGTTGCGTGCAGGACTTGCTCGATGCAGTGGATAGCGTCGGTGGCCATGCAGTTATCACAGCTGACCACGGTAACTCCGATCAGCTCTGGAACCCCGAAAACAATGGGCCACACACCGCGCACACGCTCAACCCAGTTGAGGTCGTCATGTATGGCGAAGGCTGCAAGGGACGTGCAACGCTCGAAGGTGGTGCGCTGGGCGACATAGCACCGACGATCCTTGAGCTGATGGGCTTGGAACAGCCTGCAGCAATGACAGGTCACTGTCTGCTCAAGTAGCATACGACACCTTTCAAAATTCAAAGCCCGGCTCCACATCGTGGAGGCCGGGCTTTTTCATTTGTAGGGGCTTTGCTGTGCGAAGACCGCGGGCGACTGTGACTCACGGCATTTTAAAATGTTCACGAGGGGTGCGTGTGCGGTCCTTGGATCAGTTCTAAAAAATCGATTGAATCGTGTAGCGAACTTGCGCCAGCAAGGTCGATCGTTGTATCCGAACCGTCAATCGAGGGCACTAGCGTGTCATCGCTACAATCAATAGGAGCACTCCTTTATTCCAATCGGCTCTCAGTCCTCAGAGCCCTCGTGTAGTTCGATCATTGGTAGCTCCCAGACGGGGGCGGTCTGCTCTGCGATAGTAAAGGCGGTGGCCCATTCACGTGTGAGGCTGCCGAGTGTCTTGAGTTGTGCGTCGCTCCAACCGCGCTCGGTGATTTCGCGCACCATGAAGCTGGCGCCGCCTTTAGCGGGACGTGTGACAAAATAGTATTTTTTGGTTTTGCCGTCAGGGCTGGAGGGAATGAGCACTGCGGGATTACGTCTAAAGGCGAGTTCGAGGATTTTGCGGCCATCCTCGCGTGCGGTATCGGTTGCAAAGCGTTCATCATCTCGAGCGTCACGGCGACTACACCAGACCAGATCGAACGGGAGGCCTGCGTCTTTGAGGCGGCTGGCAAGGGCGACAAAGTCGCCATCGAAGCGCGGTGCGTGTTGTTGGATTTGAGCGATGAAGGTATCTGATGCGATGGGAGCTGCGCGTGGAGGGTCGAATTGCACGATGCCATAGCCAAAGGCAGCGACCTCGCCGTATGTTTTAGTGAACTTATTACCCCAAGGATTGTGGAAAAATAGTTCTTCACGGCGATCATCATAGCCGATGATCACGCAGCCGTGCCCCATCGCGCCGAAGGCGCCAGGACGGAAGGAAATATAGATCGGACCAGTCTCGACTAAAGAATGGCGTATGGCTGGTAAGACCTTGGCATTAAAATCGGCTTCGTCTTCCCATATTAAAGTTTTCCCGTCGAAGCCGAGTTTCTGCATGGCGAGTGCCATATCGCTGGGGTAGGTGCCCTCGTTGGAGATCGATGCTTCGGAGGAGAGCTGCGCGATTTGATCCTGGTCGGTTTTGATACCGTGGTAGCCTGCAATCATCGCGGCAGAGGCAGGCACGCAGAAGTTTTCTCGTTGTGTGACCATCGGCACTTTGCGCAGTTTGAATGCGGTCGGTAGTGTCTCAACTGCCGAGAGATTCGAACAGAGCATTGCACCGAAGCAAAGTCGTGCGATGTGGAATGCGCGGCGAATCGTGCGAGTCTGTTTCATCTGCGCGAAATAAGGGCGAATAGAATACAGTAGGAAGCTTTGAGTCTCAGCTTCTGACACCTTTTAAGGGTTAATGTGCGATTGAGGCGACGTTTGTTTGCAGATTAATCGCGCGAGCGAGCGTATATTCGAACACCTGCGAGTCACCGTGTTGGCTGACCCATTGGAGATGTTGGTTCGCTTCGTCGACTTCGCCTAATAAGCGTAGGTAGAGGCCGATGTAAGTGTGTGCTTCGGTCTCTTCGGCGCTGTTGGTGATGTAGCTGATGAGATCGGACTCATCGATTTTCTCACTCAAATAGTCGATCACTGGAGCGGGCCATTGGTTGACTGGCTTGTTCTTGTTCGCGTATTGAAGGGTGCGGAGGGCGTTTTGGGCATCGCCAGATTCATGATAAGCGAAGTAGGCGATGAGCAAAGGGTAGGCAGATGATTCACCCTTACGACCATACATAAGAGTCGCCTTTTTTGCGGACTCGGCAGCATCGGTAAATTCGCCACGGCACATCTGCGTCCATGCCAGTGACTCGTAAAAGAACCCATTCACTGGTTGATCGACGGTTGCCATTTTAAAGGAAGTGAGCGCGGCATCGAAGTCTTCTAGGTTAAAAGCCGCCAGCCCACGTCCATTCCAGGCGAACGCATGCTGTGGGTAGCGCTTCACAATTAAGTCGTAGGAACTGAAGGCGGCTTGATGGCGCTCTTGCTCAGCGTAAATCATGGCTTGGCCGAGTCGAGCTGAGAGGTCGTTGCCGTCGGCTTGCAGGGCTTGGTCGAATGCCTGCAGTGCGTTTTCTGTGTGACCAGCTTCTAGTTGTGCAAAGCCTTCTGTGACAAATGGGCTGGCGCTGACCTCAAACTCGCTGTCGGCTTTTAACGAGGTAAGTGTGAGCATGACGCTACCGATGCAGAGCAGGAGTGCGAAGCGAGCCTTTTGGCCGAAACCGGAGGTGAATCTGTTGTCTGACAAGCGCATAAGAAACATATAGTAGCTTACATTATCGCGGGGACAATGCCAATTTATGCGGTATTTTTTGGGACTTTGGAAATTCATACTAAGTTCTAATCGTAATCATACTCCAAATCTTACTCGTTTTTTTGCCTCCATAGGTGCTGCTGATTACGACTAAGGTTCGAGCCAGTGGAGCAGACTTTGATTTCATCCACCCTTATAGCTTCTTCTGGGTTGAAACCCTGCCTCCACACTGCATCGTCAATTGTTTATGATTATCGAATCTCAAGAACTGCCACCGATTGGAACCAATGCATTTGCTCTGATTGAGCCAACGCGCAAAGAATGCGTCATCATTGATGCGCCTCAAGAGGCTTACAGATGGGCCACTCAAGTGGCGCAGAAGCACGGATGCAAAATTGTTGCGCTGATTCTGACGCATGGCCACTGGGATCATATGATCGATGGCAACAAATTCGCTGCAGCCGGTATCCCGACTTATGGGCATGCGGCGGATACTGAAATGTTTGAATCACCCTCGAAGATGGCGAGTTATGCGATTCCTGGCTTGGAAATGTTGCCGGTGCCAATCGATCACTGGATTCGCGGTGGCGATGTGCTCGATTTGCTAGGAGCAAAATTGGAAATCCGTCACGTGCCGGGTCATTGCCCAGGTAATATCATGGTGTATGTCGAAAGTGAGCAGGCGGCCATCGTGGGCGATGTCATTTTTGCAGGTAGTGTAGGTCGCTATGATTTACCTGGTGGCGATATGTCTGTGTTGGAGATTTCTATCAAAACTCAGGTCTATACGCTGCCGGATGCGACAGTCATCTATCCTGGGCATGGCCCAAATACCTCCGTCGCTCAAGAAAAGCGCAGCAATCCATTTGTGCGCGGATGACTCTCGCGGATCAGCCTCACGAAGTCTTCATGGCTCGTGCGCTTGAACTGGCGCGGCGAGCGTGGGGGCAGACGCACCCCAATCCGATGGTGGGTGCGGTCATTGTGGAGCAGGGACAGATTGTCGCCGAGGGCTGGCACCATGCCGCAGGCCAACCGCATGCGGAGATCGAGGCGTTGCGTGGACTGGGGCGGAAGCCAGCAGGGGGCGCAACAATTTATGTAACACTGGAGCCGTGCAGCACTTGTGGACGCACTGGCGCGTGCACAAGTGCGATTTTGGAGGCTGGCATTCGGAAGGTCGTGGTCGGCGCAGTCGATCCGAACCCAGACCATGCAGGGCAGGGGCTCGCATTGTTGCGTGAGGCCGGGGTCGATGTGGTCGAAGGCATCATGGCTTCAGATTGCACCGATCTGAACCTGATTTTTAATCACTGGATCGTGCAGCAGCGTCCCTTTATTGCCGCGAAGATGGCGTTGACCCTAGATGGTAAATTTGCCGCCGCTTCTGGACATTCACAATGGGTGACCGGCGAGGCCGCGCGTGCGGATGTGATGCGCTGGCGACGTTATTTTCCCGCGATTGCCGTCGGTGCGAATACGGTGCTGCGCGATAATCCGAGCCTGACGAGTCGTATCGACAACACGGTCTGGTGCCCGATTCGTTTTGTTTTTGATCGTAGCCTAAAAACGGTGAGCGATGCAGATTGGCCGCAGCTTTATTCTGATGTGCACAAGGGGCGCACGATTGTGCTGTGTGGACCAGCGGCCGATGTCGAACGGCGTGGTCGACTCACAGCGAAGGGTGTGTTGGTGTGGGAATTACCCAAAGCAGCAGGGCATTTGGATTGGGAGGCGTTCCGTAAGCGTTGCGCAGATGAAGGCATCTGTGGCGTTTATGTTGAGACCGGTCCCGTGTTGGCTTCCAGTTTGATCGAACTCGAGCTCGCGGACTATGCATTTATCTATCAAGCTCCGAAGTTTATGAGCGACAGTGAGACGCCAGGCATCGGTAGTGCGCGCGATACACAGTCGATGCGTGAGGCATTCCAGC of Lentimonas sp. CC4 contains these proteins:
- a CDS encoding MBL fold metallo-hydrolase gives rise to the protein MIIESQELPPIGTNAFALIEPTRKECVIIDAPQEAYRWATQVAQKHGCKIVALILTHGHWDHMIDGNKFAAAGIPTYGHAADTEMFESPSKMASYAIPGLEMLPVPIDHWIRGGDVLDLLGAKLEIRHVPGHCPGNIMVYVESEQAAIVGDVIFAGSVGRYDLPGGDMSVLEISIKTQVYTLPDATVIYPGHGPNTSVAQEKRSNPFVRG
- the ribD gene encoding bifunctional diaminohydroxyphosphoribosylaminopyrimidine deaminase/5-amino-6-(5-phosphoribosylamino)uracil reductase RibD, whose product is MTLADQPHEVFMARALELARRAWGQTHPNPMVGAVIVEQGQIVAEGWHHAAGQPHAEIEALRGLGRKPAGGATIYVTLEPCSTCGRTGACTSAILEAGIRKVVVGAVDPNPDHAGQGLALLREAGVDVVEGIMASDCTDLNLIFNHWIVQQRPFIAAKMALTLDGKFAAASGHSQWVTGEAARADVMRWRRYFPAIAVGANTVLRDNPSLTSRIDNTVWCPIRFVFDRSLKTVSDADWPQLYSDVHKGRTIVLCGPAADVERRGRLTAKGVLVWELPKAAGHLDWEAFRKRCADEGICGVYVETGPVLASSLIELELADYAFIYQAPKFMSDSETPGIGSARDTQSMREAFQLNDVRHAILGEDILTRGSLSSCEAS
- a CDS encoding tetratricopeptide repeat protein, with the translated sequence MRLSDNRFTSGFGQKARFALLLCIGSVMLTLTSLKADSEFEVSASPFVTEGFAQLEAGHTENALQAFDQALQADGNDLSARLGQAMIYAEQERHQAAFSSYDLIVKRYPQHAFAWNGRGLAAFNLEDFDAALTSFKMATVDQPVNGFFYESLAWTQMCRGEFTDAAESAKKATLMYGRKGESSAYPLLIAYFAYHESGDAQNALRTLQYANKNKPVNQWPAPVIDYLSEKIDESDLISYITNSAEETEAHTYIGLYLRLLGEVDEANQHLQWVSQHGDSQVFEYTLARAINLQTNVASIAH
- a CDS encoding papain-like cysteine protease family protein translates to MKQTRTIRRAFHIARLCFGAMLCSNLSAVETLPTAFKLRKVPMVTQRENFCVPASAAMIAGYHGIKTDQDQIAQLSSEASISNEGTYPSDMALAMQKLGFDGKTLIWEDEADFNAKVLPAIRHSLVETGPIYISFRPGAFGAMGHGCVIIGYDDRREELFFHNPWGNKFTKTYGEVAAFGYGIVQFDPPRAAPIASDTFIAQIQQHAPRFDGDFVALASRLKDAGLPFDLVWCSRRDARDDERFATDTAREDGRKILELAFRRNPAVLIPSSPDGKTKKYYFVTRPAKGGASFMVREITERGWSDAQLKTLGSLTREWATAFTIAEQTAPVWELPMIELHEGSED